Genomic segment of Gopherus flavomarginatus isolate rGopFla2 chromosome 2, rGopFla2.mat.asm, whole genome shotgun sequence:
tccacacccgccctccttcccctgtcggagtagccggcaagaaggaactgaggagcgggtgggccggcagggatatatattgagcgccatggcggcgccactccagggggcgacctgccggcccactggagttgctagggtaaaaagtttccgacgaacgtgcacgcgcggcgcgcacacctaactggaatggatgtgagcaacacatctcgaagaacaacagttacaaaggtgagtaaccgtcttttacttaTCGTGTACAGTAACTGGAATTCTTCAAGATGTTTGTCACTGTAGTGTTACACTGCCTACCTTTCTTCCCCTCCATTTTGGAGTCTTGACTTGGTGATAGAGAAGGAACTGTTGATGGTAGTTTGCCGAACACTGTGCTATATGCAGGGCATCAGGATAGCTAGGGCATATAAGCGGATCaaacaggcactgctaccgaaagcCCCCGATCAAAGGTGCACAGGGCGTAtatgcacctgaagtggagcacccacgtCTCTAAGAGTCCAGTTACTGTACATGATAAATAACCTGtccttttgagattttttttaaaacacggTATACATTGATCTAATGTATTAGCCTGTCTGCTCACAGGTGTTGCCAGCCTTCAGTGCATAGTAGTGATGTGATACCTTTGAGCCTGCAATCCAAAATCAGTGCCTTTGTGTTTGCCACCATATCATTGTGCAAGATCGTATATAATTCACTGTGTGTTATTCTCTTCAGGTTTGTTATGGAATCGCAGCTTTCCATGTATCTTGCTCCTACATGTTTTGTATGATTTTTCTCTAGCCATATTAGCATAGTAAtattcagttttgttttaaagtaattCTGAATTTCTGTTTCCTAGTTTGTAAAAGACACAGACAATGAGGTTCGCATGCGACTGCTGCAGTTTGTCACTGGTACTTGTCGGTTACCACTGGGAGGTTTTGCTGAGCTCATGGGTAAGTACAATGCCCCTGAAGTATGCTATTGTAATCTATAGGTATTATGTTTATTCTGAACAAGTGGAAATCTTTTGCTTATTTCTTAATCCTACATTTCATCTAGCATTAGCATACATTAATAAATATACTACATTATTACTGGtttaaaaacaacatttaatTTAATCTCTCATGTTTTCTTGATTCAGGAAGTAATGGTCCTCAGAAATTCTGCATTGAAAAAGTTGGCAAGGAAACCTGGTTACCGAGAAGTCATACCTGGTAAGTTTTAATATTGAAACAGTGAATAAATGTAAGCTAACTTTGTATCTGTTCTTCTTCATTAATGTAGTTTAAGACCATCTGTCTTGCACCTATGGTATACAGTAACAGTTGACTCAATTGTAAGCTAATTTGGGTTACTTGCCCCAACCTACAATTTTTGCCCGACTACCATCTGTTGCTTGATTTAGAATGGCTGGGCTAGTGACTTTCCCACTACTGAAAATGTCTCTTTTTTCCCatgtttttaatttcagttttgtattctatttgtatttatattgtttttattttgaatagtTTGAGATACTTTAGAGTTGTAAGATAAACCCCCctattttacatacacacacacacacgcgcacacacacacactctctctctctctgtctctcacacacacaatttttgctTCAAAGAGCAAGTCATTGTTTCTGCTACACAGCTAAGTTAGCATTGGAGTCAATTGACGTGATATTTCATCACagtgtaacttttaaaaaatatgtgtgCAAAATGCCACGAAGACCTTTATAAAGTGATTGGAACCCCCACAAACATTCAGAACTTCAAATAGCATCCTAGAATCTGAATGCCTATCCACATGGCTCTCTTCAGTCCCCACTACCCTACTCCATGCGGACCCAGGCTCCCTGTACCTCTTATACTTCTGTGGTGGAGAGAGTGACTGTGGGCAGCCAGTAAGATTATTTCTTTTTCTGGCATCTTGGTGGGAGCATATACAGCTTTTTCTGTCACTTCTTGCGAGGCTCCCCCATCCTATTGTTTTTCCCTGTGTGGTGGTATTTCTTTGAATGGGTCTTTGCGGAATTTGAAGATGTTTCCTCCCTGCTTGTGGTAGCCAACAGGGTCCCTGTAGTATAGCAGAAGAAGCAGTCTTAGTGTTGCCAGCAACAGTTTCTAACAGTCAGAGGTGAGAATTTCAGGAGAAGAAATGTTTCCAGGTGCAACTACATGGAATAGAGGAGGAAAATATGGGGCTTTCTCACTCATGCCAGAGTTATTAACAGGTCTATCAAATGAAGAAGATATCAGCTTTTCATAACAGATGTTTTAAATGGATCTATTAGAGTCCCTCTATAGTCTTCCCTTTTTCTTCTCTAAAGGTTCAAGGAAGGCTGGAagagtaaggccatgtctacactgtgaagACAATGGGATATTATCACAGTGCTGTAACTATGCCATCATAACCCTATaatgtagatgcagcctacagcAAAAGAAGGGTTTTATCAGTTACTGTAGGAACATCACCTCCCTGAGCAACGGTAGCTAGgccaacagaagaattctcctgttgatttagctgcatctacaccaggggctaGGTCGGCATAGCTATGGCACTTGGAATTTTCAGCGTAGACTAGGCCTTAGACTCATTCATTTTACTGTTCAGACTTGATTATCTTAAAATCATTCTCTTATCCATTTTTTAGTGAACTTTCTCTAACCAAAAAATGTGAGAATCCTTCACACAGTGTGCACAAGAGTTATGTAAATTTCTACTGTACAATAGGAATGGGCATATGGCTGTAATTACACATTTTCTCATGAGCTTTTCTGTATGTTATGCTATATGAAATTGGAAGCATTTGATCAAATTGTTTCTCCATTGAAAGAAAATTAGAGTGACATGAGGATTAGCTCACAGTTTAACTTCAGATATGGCAAAACGATTGAATAAAATAGTTTCTAGACACTTTTAATTCTACAATAAAGCTATGTGTATAGTTTAGCTTTCAAAGAACCCTCCTGTGACTAAATAAATCAGCCCTTTCAGGAAGAATGGTTCACGTGAGTGTATGCTGTGCTCTGAATATACTCAAAGAAACTTTCATTAACCAAACTAGAGTTGTATGCACTTGAACCACATACACTTTATGAAGATCAAGATAATTTTTGGGGAAATATAATCATTGCATCTGTAGGGGGTTTTCATCAAGTATCCAAAAGCACTTAAAAATGAATAATCCCTAGTAAAGCAGTGtgtgtaagtgacttgcccaatattACAcagttagggctggtctacactacgggggaaaatcgatctcagatacgcaacttcagctacttgagtaacgtagctgaagtcaaagtatctaagatcgaattactcaccgtcctcacggcgcgggattgatgtccgcggctccccatgttgacttggcaactccgttcgggttggtgtagttccggaatcgatataagcgcgttcggggatcgatatatcgcgtctagatgagacgtgatgtatcgatccccgagcaatcgattgctacccgccgataaggcgggtagtgaagacgtagccttagtgAGAGCCAAATTTCTGATTCCCATTCCTGTGTTCTGACCCATAGATCAGAGTATGTAAAACTTCTGTCTGTAACCGTTTAGTTTTGCAATATTCTTAAAAGCAAAAGTGTAATTACACAAAATATTCTAAATGGGATTTAGACAAATTTATAAAACttttattttcctcttcttcccccatcccctcttttgttttgttcagtTTCAATCGTTTGGATCTGCCTCCATATAAAAGTTATGAACAGCTGAAAGAGAAGCTGCTCTTCGCAATTGAAGAAACAGAGGGATTTGGTCAAGAGTAGAAGTGACTTCTTGTCAAAGAGGATATATTGCATTATTAAAATGCCCAGCCAACTAAAATTGCACACTTAGTTGTATATAAGCTGTTTGTTCTGTACAGTTATGTTTCTGGAACTCCTAAAGTATAAATGTTCTCCGTTCTTCCACAGAGATATGCAAAACAGTTCAGCTATGTCTAGTTTATTTATTGCCCCTTCAAAAGACTGacctggaaaaaacaaacaaaccataaaTTCTGAAAGCAGCCAAatgactttatttaaaaatatattaaatatatatataaaaagacagacacacacgctctctttctcctcctcccctcgcTCCCCCTGTAGTGGGCTCTAGTTTTATAGAGCTATAAGTGTATGAAACATAGCAGTCATTctaaaggacctggggatttgcTTTATCTTGGCTTTATTATACAGAAAAATGTGCAAATTGCTCTGTTTCCTCACTTTATGCAACATCTCCAAGATTGTTTTATTGCATGGCTGTTCTAAAAGGTGTTAAAAGCTTAGGCCAAATGTATCCTAAGTATGTAGAAAAATGCTGCTGGCTTTTTGAGATGACAGAATGCCAAATTCTGTcagttcaggtttttttttaaatacttacaGTAGCTGATATCCTCACTACTACATTGATGTAGCCAAGGTCATGAAAAATGCCTTGATTACTTGCACAAGAGTCATGTACAGTAAGATGAATGTGATTTAATGTTAAAAGCAATTGGTGCCACTATTCTGACTTATTGTAGGAACTGAACAGAATATTTTAATTCATGAGCAGCATTGAAATTTGTTTACATAATATCTTGGATTATTACCAAGAGGATGTTGGGTAATCTttaaagaataaaagaaaaactCTAACACATTCTCTCTTGGTCTGGTGTcttacaggtttttttttgttttttgttttttgtttttttgttacatctgtgtattttaaaatttcacaAGGTAAACTAATGTAATTTGAGATTTAAGAATACATAAAAGGTAATGTgaatttttgctgcttttatgttcATGTTCAGTTTTGGTTATGGATCTAGAGAACCCAAATGGAATGACAGTTACATAAGCTTTACACATTAAACTAATAATTTTCTATtagtattaaatattttcatcccCTTTAAATTCATATAAAAATTCAGGTACACCTGAATTTTTATAAGTATACCTAGATCTTGTCATTCTTTTTCATAGGCAAAGTTTTGAGTTTTTTTGTTCTAAATGCACAAgaatataaacttttttttttcagtattgagGGCATTTTCTGAACTGCAAAGATGTAACAAATTATAGAATCTTATTGATGTGAATTATATTAAATGCTACTTTTAGCAAACTGTGCTTCCTTATTATAGagtaagaacattttaaaaattaccatTTGTACCATGCTTTCAATATTTACTGTAAATTCCATTAAATTTAACTTATACAAAATTTTGTACACACACAACTGATTTCTTAGAATGTGATTAAAACATTTCTGTAACATATCTATCGCATTGCACTGTTAAAAACATAAATGCAGAAAAATATTGCTATATCTGTTCTTGTATGTTATCAATATAGCAATTGAATTCTaccaaaattttatttttctatatatTGGATTGTGTTATGCTTTGTTATTCAAAATGCACAATTTTCTGGGGAGCTGTTAACTTGTAAATGGCTTTGATAAAAGCTGTGATCTGATTGGCTCAATGTACTTCTATCATATATTATTTCCTACTCCTACATGCACCAGGACTTTTCATCACTTAAGTTACTCAGCCACTCTACACAAAGTAACATGAACTATTATCCTGAATTATGTGGTACATTAATAAATCAAAGGTTTGAGTTCACCTAAATTATAAGTGATTTATGTCAATTAAATTGGAGGGAGCTAAAAATTATTTCAGAGGCTGGAAAACTAAGTTTGTGTGATTTGCCTAAATGACATATAAAAGAGTTAAGTATAGTAAAGTTGAACCTTAATTATTTGCACTAATGAATGACTGTGTGACCCACTGCATATTCTGAATCTAATGAATCTGTAAGTGCAGACATCAAAAAGCAAGGACAGCACATCACAAAATGTACCTTGTTCATTATTTTGACAACTGTAGTTATCTCCCAACCCCACAACAATCTTCATCAAAGACAAGGATAAGTAATGAAGGGACAAGAGAACAAGCCTCAGCCAAGATTATACATAATAGGGATGATAAGACATCAAGGCCTCCCTTCTCTCATCCTAACATGCTCCATGATAAATTATCATTACAGTAAACAAAGTAaaaaaggagtaaataaaacaaatattgacCCTCTCCAGGAACGACAATTAAAAAATCCTTTATaataggaaaacatttatcagtagAATAGCAGGAACTCAGGTAGCACTGATGCAATACAATCTGCAGGCAGCTTGTAAAGAATAGCTATATCACAAGCACCTTTCATTTTGCTTATAGTTCTTAACTGTACTGTGTTATGCAGTACATACCACATTGTATTGGGTAGGTGGAGGGAGAtgaatttctccttttttttcgTTGGGAAAGAGGAAGGGAGT
This window contains:
- the LOC127045341 gene encoding uncharacterized protein LOC127045341 isoform X2 produces the protein MGSRGHQSRAVRTGPCWLPQAGRKHLQIPQRPIQRNTTTQGKTIGWGSLARSDRKSCICSHQDARKRNNLTGCPQSLSPPQKYKRTSASISAHDRRCSSNEQVFNISFFLIIQCVAPCLIYCTPFTPYAEHMDQPLKRNETHTLPVSSS